A single region of the Biomphalaria glabrata chromosome 15, xgBioGlab47.1, whole genome shotgun sequence genome encodes:
- the LOC106055753 gene encoding fibropellin-1-like encodes MEVITTLEYETTLSPQTAATVTTSNVETVVQLKSIEMQAGNILRFTPSKNSGSNFSMQIYEVTEDGFLSCNFSLGTAVIEHETNETFDVPQHFLDPGSHFFIGTSNISALARCDFGLRLNVTVKSNKCHDNHISPCHGWGLCITYPNEPTFKCHCCGTYRGTYCELFDSCLSNPCLNGGLCYHPANNSHEFACQCSLGYYGLVCENQTDNLCDMVDCYNNSTCTGNSSHFHCHCPAGLTGTHCEVDINECEPRPCYNGGHCVDERNGFKCLCEPGYHGVTCSEGREPCSLSPCKNGGFCHNRTTEDAKSFACHCKPGWGSEDCSQKISVCDTKPCQHGTCIEKEGEFACSCFPGFTGTRCEVNINDCDPNPCKYGGHCKDGVHSHTCMCIHSHAGSNCQFTLDLFSPILEDVDIAGGIIHNPTHTRNLYIAAGTLTGAVLIMVLILIICYCRISRSYLSCCGLHRIFLYKKFHEDYIVNVDVTSASDCPLAVDSYWKHIDSETEALSSCSSRSSFQNHTV; translated from the exons ATGGAGGTCATCACCACCTTGGAGTACGAGACTACTCTCAGTCCCCAGACAGCTGCCACCGTCACCACCAGTAATGTAGAAACAGTTGTCCAGCTCAAGTCTATAGAGATGCAGGCAGGGAATATCTTGAG GTTCACCCCCAGTAAGAACTCTGGAAGTAACTTTTCCATGCAAATCTACGAGGTGACTGAAGACGGTTTCCTCTCGTGCAACTTCTCCCTCGGCACTGCAGTCATTGAACACGAAACCAATGAGACATTTGATGTGCCGCAGCATTTCTTGGATCCGGGGAGTCACTTTTTTATAG GTACCTCCAACATTAGTGCATTGGCCAGGTGTGACTTCGGCCTTCGATTGAATGTCACGGTCAAGTCTAACAAATGTCACGATAACCACATCTCACCGTGTCATGGCTGGGGCTTGTGTATCACATACCCAAACGAG ccAACATTCAAATGCCACTGTTGCGGCACATACAGAGGTACTTACTGTGAACTCTTTGATTCCTGTTTAAGTAATCCATGTTTGAACGGCGGACTCTGCTATCATCCTGCTAACAACTCCCACGAATTCGCATGTCAGTGCTCACTAG GTTATTACGGGTTGGTGTGCGAGAATCAGACGGACAACCTATGCGACATGGTGGACTGCTACAACAACTCCACATGCACGGGGAACAGCAGCCACTTTCATTGCCACTGCCCCGCGGGGCTGACCGGCACCCACTGCGAGGTGGACATTAATGAGTGTGAGCCTAGGCCTTGTTATAACGGAGGCCATTGCGTTGATGAGAGAAATGGCTTCAAGTGCCTTTGTGAGCCAG GTTACCACGGAGTTACCTGCTCGGAGGGGCGTGAGCCATGTAGCCTATCACCCTGCAAGAATGGAGGATTCTGTCATAACAGGACCACAGAAGACGCCAAATCCTTCGCATGCCACTGTAAGCCAGGTTGGGGATCTGAGGACTGCTCACAAAAG ATATCTGTCTGTGACACTAAACCATGTCAACATGGGACATGTATTGAGAAAGAAGGGGAATTTGCCTGCTCCTGTTTTCCTGGTTTTACAG GGACCAGGTGTGAGGTGAACATCAATGATTGTGACCCAAACCCTTGTAAATATGGAGGTCACTGTAAAGATGGAGTCCACTCCCACACATGCATGTGTATCCACTCCCATGCAGGCTCCAACTGTCAGTTTACGT TGGATCTGTTCTCACCTATCCTAGAAGATGTGGATATTGCCGGTGGTATCATTCACAATCCTACTCACACACGTAACCTGTACATAGCTGCCGGAACGCTTACAGGTGCCGTGCTCATTATGGTCCTGATACTGATCATATGTTACTGTCGCATCAGTAGATCCTATCTCAGCTGCTGTGGACTGCATAGGATATTTTTGTACAAGAAATTTCATGA GGACTACATTGTCAATGTTGATGTGACCTCAGCATCAGACTGTCCTTTAGCTGTGGACTCTTACTGGAAACATATAGACAGTGAAACTGAAGCCTTAAGTTCCTGCTCATCAAGAAGTTCTTTTCAAAACCACACAGTCTAA
- the LOC129923219 gene encoding basic proline-rich protein-like, whose amino-acid sequence PPLPPLPPPLPPPPPLPPPPPPPPLPPLTPLPPLPPPLPPLPPLPPPLPPLPPLPPPLPPLPPLPPLPPPTPLPPLPPLPPLPPLPPLPPPLPPPPPLPPPPPPPPLPPLPPLPPLPPPLPPLPPLPPPLPPLPPLPPPLPPLPPLPPPLPPLPPLPPPLPPLPPLPPPLPPLPPLPPPLPPLPPLPPPLPPLPPLPPPLPPLPPLPPLPPLPPLPPPLPPPPPLPPPPPLPPLPPLPPPLPPLPPLPPLPPPLPPLPPLPPLPPLPPPLPPPPPLPPLPPLPPLPPLPPLPPLPPLPPPPPLPPLPPPPPLPPPPPPPPPPLPPLPPPPPLPPLPPLPPLPPLPTPLPPPLPPLPPLPPPLPPLPPLPPPLPPLPPLPPPLPPLPPLPPPLPPLPPLPPLPPLPPPPPLPPLPPLPPLPPLPPLPPPPPLPPLPPPLPPLPPPLPPLPPPLPPLPPPLPPLPPPLPPLPPLPPPLPPPPPLPPLPPPPPLPPLPPLPPLPPLPPPPPLPTL is encoded by the exons cctccactacctccactaccacctccactacctccaccacctccactacctccaccacctccaccacctccactacctccactaactccactacctccactaccacctccactacctccactacctccactaccacctccactacctccactacctccactaccacctccactacctccactacctccactacctccactacctccaccaactccactacctccactacctccactacctccactacctccactacctccactaccacctccactacctccaccacctccactacctccaccacctccaccacctccactacctccactacctccactacctccactaccacctccactacctccactacctccactaccacctccactacctccactacctccactaccacctccactacctccactacctccactaccacctccactacctccactacctccactaccacctccactacctccactacctccactaccacctccactacctccactacctccactaccacctccactacctccactacctccactaccacctccactacctccactacctccactaccacctccactacctccactacctccactacctccactacctccactacctccactaccacctccactacctccaccacctccactacctccaccacctccactacctccactacctccactaccacctccactacctccactacctccactacctccactaccacctccactacctccactacctccactacctccactacctccactaccacctccactacctccaccacctccactacctccactacctccactacctccactacctccactacctccactacctccactacctccactacctccaccacctccactacctccactacctccaccacctccactacctccaccacctcc acctccaccacctccactacctccactacctccaccacctccactacctccactacctccactacctccactacctccactacctactccactaccacctccactacctccactacctccactaccacctccactacctccactacctccactaccacctccactacctccactacctccactaccacctccactacctccactacctccactaccacctccactacctccactacctccactacctccactacctccactacctccaccacctccactacctccactacctccactacctccactacctccactacctccactacctccaccacctccactacctccactaccacctccactacctccactaccacctccactacctccactaccacctccactacctccactaccacctccactacctccactaccacctccactacctccactacctccactaccacctccactacctccaccacctccactacctccactacctccaccacctccactacctccactacctccactacctccactacctccactacctccaccacctccactacctacacta
- the LOC129923220 gene encoding basic proline-rich protein-like: protein LPPLPPPLPPLPPLPPPLPPLPPLPPPLPPLPPLPPLPPPPPLPPLPPLPPLPPLPLPLPPLPPLPPLPPPLPPPPPLPPLPPPPPLPPLPPLPPLPPLPPLPPLPPPLPPLPPLPPLPPLPPLPPLPPLPPLPPLPLLPPPPPLPPLPPLPPLPPLPPPPPLPPLPPPLPPLPPPLPPLPPPLPPLPPPLPPLPPLLPPLPPLPPLPPPLPPLPPPLPPLPPLSPLPPLPPLPPPLPPLPPLPPPLPPLPPLPPLPPLPPLPPPLPPLPPLPHPLPPLPPLPPPLPPLPPLPPPLPPLPPLPPPLPPLPPLPPPPPLPLLPTLPPLPTLPLPLPPLPPLPPLPPPLPPPPPLPPLPPPPPLPPLPPLPPLPPLPPLPPLPPLPPPPTLPPLPPLPPLPPPLPPLPPLPPLPPPLPPLPPLPPPLPPLPPLPPPLPPLPPLPPLPPLPPLPPPPPPPPLPPLPPLPPLPPLPPLPPPPPLPPLPPPLPPPPLPPPLPPLPPL, encoded by the coding sequence ctacctccactaccacctccactacctccactacctccactaccacctccactacctccactacctccactaccacctccactacctccactacctccactacctccactacctccaccacctccactacctccactacctccactacctccactacctccactaccacttccactacctccactacctccactacctccactaccacctccactacctccaccacctccactacctccactacctccaccacctccactacctccactacctccactacctccactacctccactacctccactacctccactaccacctccactacctccactacctccactacctccactacctccactacctccactacctccactacctccactacctccactacctccactacctctaCTACCTccaccacctccactacctccactacctccactacctccactacctccactacctccaccacctccactacctccactaccacctccactacctccactaccacctccactacctccactaccacctccactacctccactaccacctccactacctccactacctccactactacctccactacctccactacctccactaccacctccactacctccactaccacctccactacctccactacctccactatctccactacctccactacctccactaccacctccactacctccactacctccactaccacctccactacctccactacctccactacctccactacctccactacctccactaccacctccactacctccactacctccactaccacatccactacctccactacctccactaccacctccactacctccactacctccactaccacctccactacctccactacctccactaccacctccactacctccactacctccactacctccaccacctccactacctctATTACCtacactacctccactacctacACTACCActtccactacctccactacctccactacctccattaccacctccactacctccaccacctccactacctccactacctccaccacctccactacctccactacctccactacctccactacctccactacctccactacctccactacctccactacctccaccacctacactacctccactacctccactacctccactaccacctccactacctccactacctccactacctccactaccacctccactacctccactacctccactaccacctccactacctccactacctccactaccacctccactacctccactacctccactacctccactacctccactacctccactacctccaccacctccaccacctccactacctccactacctccactacctccact